The following proteins come from a genomic window of Enterobacter chengduensis:
- the mukB gene encoding chromosome partition protein MukB, which translates to MIERGKFRSLTLINWNGFFARTFDLDELVTTLSGGNGAGKSTTMAAFVTALIPDLTLLHFRNTTEAGATSGSRDKGLHGKLKAGVCYSVLDVINSRHQRVVVGVRLQQVAGRDRKVDIKPFAIQGLPTSVQPTALLTETLNERQARVLTLQELKDKLEAIEGVQFKQFNSITDYHSLMFDLGVVARRLRSASDRSKYYRLIEASLYGGISSAITRSLRDYLLPENSGVRKAFQDMEAALRENRMTLEAIRVTQSDRDLFKHLISEATNYVAADYMRHANERRVHLDQALEYRRELFTSRKQLVAEQYKHVEMARELGEHNGAEGDLEADYQAASDHLNLVQTALRQQEKIERYEADLDELQIRLEEQNEVVAEAAEMQEENEARAEAAELEVDELKSQLADYQQALDVQQTRAIQYNQALQALQRAKELCHLPDLTPESADEWLDTFQAKEQEATEKLLSLEQKMSVAQTAHSQFEQAYQLVVAINGPLARNEAWDVARELLRDGVNQRHLAEQVQPLRMRLNELEQRLREQQEAERLLAEFCKRQGKHYDFDELEALHQELEARIAALSDTVSNASEQRMTLRQELEQIQARSKRLLERAPVWLAAQSSLNQLGEQCGEQFESSQEVTEYLQQLLEREREAIVERDEVGARKRDVDDEIERLSQPGGSEDPRLNALAERFGGVLLSEIYDDVGLDDAPYFSALYGPSRNAIVVPDLSLISEQLAGLEDCPEDLYLIEGDPQSFDDSVFSVDELEKAVVVKIADRQWRYSRFPELPLFGRAARESRIESLHAERETLSERFATLSFDVQKTQRLHQAFSRFIGSHLAVAFEADPEAEIRKLNTRRGELERAIASHESDNQQSRVQFEQAKEGVAALNRILPRLNLLADDTLADRVDEIQERLDEAQEAARFVQQHGNQLAKLEPVVSVLQSDPEQFEQLKEDYAWSQQVQREARQQAFALTEVVQRRAHFGYSDSAEMLSGNSDLNEKLRQRLEQAEAERTRAREAMRSHSAQLNQYNQVLASLKSSFDTKKELLNDLQKELQDIGVRADSGAEERARIRRDELHSQLSNNRARRNQLEKALTFCEAEMDNLTRRLRKLERDYFEMREQVVTAKAGWCAVMRMVKDNNVERRLHRRELAYLSADELRSMSDKALGSLRLAVADNEHLRDVLRMSEDPKRPERKIQFFVAVYQHLRERIRQDIIRTDDPVEAIEQMEIELGRLTEELTSREQKLAISSRSVANIIRKTIQREQNRIRQLNQGLQSVSFGQVNSVRLNVNVREAHATLLDVLSEQHEQHQDLFNSNRLTFSEALAKLYQRLNPQIDMGQRTPQTIGEELLDYRNYLEMEVEVNRGSDGWLRAESGALSTGEAIGTGMSILVMVVQSWEDEARRLRGKDISPCRLLFLDEAARLDARSIATLFELCERLDMQLIIAAPENISPEKGTTYKLVRKVFQNSEHVHVVGLRGFAPQPPESLPETTADAS; encoded by the coding sequence ATGATTGAACGCGGTAAATTTCGCTCACTGACGCTGATTAACTGGAACGGCTTCTTCGCCCGAACGTTCGATCTGGACGAGCTGGTGACAACCCTCTCCGGCGGTAACGGTGCGGGTAAATCCACCACCATGGCGGCGTTTGTCACGGCGCTGATCCCCGACCTGACGCTGCTTCACTTCCGTAACACCACCGAAGCGGGCGCGACAAGCGGCTCTCGCGATAAGGGCCTGCACGGTAAGCTGAAAGCGGGCGTCTGTTATTCGGTTCTGGACGTCATTAACTCCCGTCATCAGCGCGTGGTAGTAGGCGTACGCCTGCAGCAGGTTGCCGGTCGCGACCGTAAAGTGGATATCAAACCGTTTGCCATTCAGGGGCTGCCAACGTCCGTGCAGCCGACGGCGCTGCTGACGGAAACCCTGAACGAACGTCAGGCGCGCGTGCTGACGCTGCAGGAGCTGAAAGATAAGCTTGAAGCGATCGAAGGCGTGCAGTTCAAGCAGTTTAACTCGATTACCGACTATCACTCGCTGATGTTCGATCTGGGCGTGGTGGCGCGTCGTCTGCGCAGTGCATCAGACCGTAGCAAATACTACCGCCTGATCGAAGCGTCCCTGTACGGCGGGATCTCCAGCGCCATTACCCGCTCCCTGCGCGACTACCTGCTGCCGGAAAACAGCGGCGTGCGTAAGGCCTTCCAGGATATGGAAGCGGCGCTGCGTGAAAACCGCATGACGCTGGAAGCGATCCGCGTGACCCAGTCGGACCGAGACCTGTTTAAACACCTGATCAGCGAAGCCACCAACTACGTGGCCGCAGACTACATGCGCCACGCCAACGAGCGCCGCGTGCATCTCGATCAGGCATTAGAATACCGTCGCGAGCTGTTTACCTCCCGCAAACAGCTGGTGGCAGAGCAGTACAAGCACGTCGAAATGGCGCGCGAGCTGGGCGAGCACAACGGTGCCGAGGGCGATCTGGAAGCCGACTACCAGGCAGCCAGCGATCACCTGAACCTGGTGCAGACCGCGCTGCGTCAGCAGGAAAAAATCGAGCGCTATGAAGCGGACCTCGACGAGCTGCAAATTCGTCTCGAAGAGCAGAATGAAGTGGTGGCCGAAGCCGCCGAGATGCAGGAAGAGAACGAAGCCCGCGCCGAAGCGGCCGAGCTGGAAGTGGATGAGCTGAAAAGCCAGCTTGCCGATTACCAGCAGGCGCTGGACGTGCAGCAGACGCGAGCGATTCAGTATAACCAGGCGCTGCAGGCGTTACAGCGCGCGAAAGAGCTGTGCCATCTGCCTGACCTGACGCCGGAAAGCGCCGACGAGTGGCTGGACACCTTCCAGGCCAAAGAGCAGGAAGCGACCGAGAAACTGCTTTCCCTCGAACAGAAAATGAGCGTTGCGCAAACGGCGCACAGCCAGTTTGAGCAGGCGTATCAGCTGGTGGTAGCGATTAACGGCCCGCTGGCGCGTAACGAAGCCTGGGACGTTGCCCGTGAACTGCTGCGCGACGGCGTTAACCAGCGCCATCTGGCCGAACAGGTTCAGCCGCTGCGCATGCGTCTGAACGAGCTGGAGCAGCGCCTGCGCGAGCAGCAGGAAGCCGAGCGTCTGCTGGCGGAATTCTGCAAGCGCCAGGGAAAACATTACGATTTCGACGAGCTCGAGGCCCTGCATCAGGAGCTGGAAGCGCGTATTGCGGCCCTGTCCGATACCGTATCAAACGCCAGCGAACAGCGCATGACGCTGCGTCAGGAGCTGGAGCAGATTCAGGCTCGTTCAAAGAGGCTCCTGGAGCGTGCGCCGGTCTGGCTGGCAGCGCAGAGCAGCCTGAACCAGCTTGGTGAACAGTGCGGCGAGCAGTTCGAATCCAGTCAGGAAGTGACCGAATACCTTCAGCAGCTGCTGGAGCGCGAGCGCGAAGCCATCGTTGAGCGTGACGAGGTGGGCGCCCGCAAGCGCGACGTCGACGACGAAATTGAGCGCTTAAGCCAGCCGGGCGGGTCAGAAGATCCGCGCCTGAATGCGCTGGCCGAGCGTTTCGGCGGCGTGCTGCTGTCCGAGATTTATGACGATGTTGGCCTCGACGATGCCCCGTACTTCTCCGCGCTGTACGGTCCATCCCGTAACGCGATTGTGGTCCCGGATCTGTCGCTGATTTCAGAGCAGCTAGCTGGTCTGGAAGATTGCCCGGAAGATCTCTACCTGATCGAAGGGGATCCGCAGTCGTTCGATGACAGCGTATTCAGCGTCGACGAGCTGGAAAAAGCGGTGGTGGTGAAGATCGCCGACCGCCAGTGGCGTTACTCCCGCTTCCCGGAACTGCCGCTGTTTGGCCGCGCCGCGCGCGAAAGCCGCATCGAAAGCCTGCACGCCGAGCGTGAAACGCTATCTGAACGTTTTGCGACCCTGTCGTTTGACGTGCAGAAAACACAGCGCCTGCACCAGGCGTTCAGCCGCTTTATCGGCAGCCATCTCGCCGTAGCGTTTGAAGCAGATCCGGAGGCCGAAATCCGCAAGCTCAACACCCGCCGTGGCGAGCTGGAGCGGGCCATTGCCAGCCATGAAAGTGATAACCAGCAGAGTCGCGTTCAGTTTGAACAGGCGAAAGAGGGCGTCGCTGCCCTTAACCGCATCCTGCCGCGCCTGAATCTGCTGGCGGATGACACGCTGGCCGATCGCGTGGATGAGATCCAGGAGCGTCTGGATGAAGCGCAGGAAGCCGCACGCTTCGTCCAGCAGCACGGCAATCAGCTGGCGAAGCTGGAGCCCGTCGTCTCTGTCCTGCAGAGCGATCCGGAACAGTTCGAGCAGTTAAAAGAAGATTATGCCTGGTCGCAGCAGGTGCAACGCGAAGCGCGTCAGCAGGCGTTTGCCCTGACGGAGGTGGTGCAGCGTCGCGCCCACTTTGGCTACTCCGATTCGGCTGAAATGCTGAGCGGTAACAGCGACCTGAACGAAAAGCTGCGTCAGCGCCTTGAGCAGGCGGAGGCGGAACGTACCCGCGCCCGCGAAGCAATGCGCAGCCACTCCGCTCAGCTGAACCAGTACAACCAGGTGCTGGCCTCGCTGAAAAGCTCCTTCGACACCAAGAAAGAGCTGTTAAACGACCTGCAGAAAGAGCTTCAGGACATTGGCGTTCGCGCCGATAGCGGGGCGGAAGAGCGCGCGCGTATCCGTCGTGACGAGCTGCATTCACAGCTCAGCAATAACCGCGCGCGTCGCAATCAGCTCGAAAAAGCGCTGACCTTCTGCGAAGCGGAAATGGATAACCTGACCCGTCGCCTGCGCAAGCTGGAGCGCGACTACTTTGAGATGCGCGAGCAGGTTGTGACGGCGAAGGCGGGCTGGTGCGCGGTGATGCGCATGGTGAAAGACAACAACGTTGAGCGTCGCCTGCACCGTCGCGAGCTGGCGTATCTCTCCGCCGATGAGCTGCGCTCCATGTCGGATAAGGCGTTGGGTTCCCTGCGTCTGGCGGTGGCGGATAACGAACACCTTCGCGATGTCCTGCGCATGTCCGAAGATCCGAAACGTCCTGAACGTAAAATCCAGTTCTTCGTGGCGGTTTACCAGCACCTGCGCGAGCGTATTCGTCAGGACATTATCCGTACCGACGATCCGGTTGAAGCCATCGAACAGATGGAAATCGAGCTGGGGCGTCTGACGGAAGAGCTGACCTCCCGCGAGCAGAAGCTGGCGATCAGCTCCCGCAGCGTGGCGAACATCATTCGCAAAACCATTCAGCGCGAGCAAAACCGTATCCGCCAGCTGAACCAGGGGCTGCAGAGCGTGTCGTTTGGCCAGGTGAACAGCGTGCGCCTTAACGTCAACGTGCGTGAAGCCCACGCGACGCTGCTCGACGTGCTCTCCGAGCAGCACGAGCAGCACCAGGATCTGTTCAACAGCAACCGTCTGACCTTCTCCGAAGCGCTGGCGAAGCTGTACCAGCGCCTGAACCCGCAGATTGATATGGGACAGCGCACGCCGCAAACCATCGGAGAAGAGCTGCTGGACTACCGTAACTACCTGGAAATGGAAGTTGAGGTAAACCGTG